The sequence below is a genomic window from Triticum urartu cultivar G1812 unplaced genomic scaffold, Tu2.1 TuUngrouped_contig_5601, whole genome shotgun sequence.
CACGCTCACGCTCTCTTTCCAGGGCGAGGTGTTCGTCTTCGAGTCTGTGTCTGCCGAGAAGGTGCCGCGCCTCTGATCCCTTCCCTGCAAATTCCGCTCTCCTGCCCTGATGTACTTTGATTGGATGGAAATGAATCCTTTGATTTGGTAACTTGTCAGGTGCAAGCGGTTCTCTTATTGCTTGGAGGAAGGGAGCTCGGCCCGGGTATGGGCGTGGGGCCGTCGTCTTCAGCATCATACAGTAAGGTTTAGACCTCTCTTGGTGAGCTGTATCATTTGTCCGTTGAGAAGCTTTCGAATTATGTGGTGCTCATGTCATTGTGTACTCTGTGATATAGAGGTTGAATTCACATCGGATGGCATCACTGATGAGGTTCCGCGAAAAGCGCAAGGAAAGGAACTTCGATAAGAAGATCCGCTATTCTGTTAGGAAGGAAGTTGCACATAGGTCAGTGCTAGCTTGGTAACATAAAAGTTAGCTCTGCCCTTTGCATGCTGTGTCATGACTATACATACTTTTGTTCACCCATTTGCAGGATGCAGCGCCATAAAGGTCAGTTCACATCATCAAAAGCAAAGGCCGAAGAAGCCGCAGCTGCGGCTAATTCGGATTGGGGTGCAGTGGAAGGTCGACCTCTTTCGGCGCCTGTGTAAGTCCACAAACTGTTGTACTGATTATATGTAAGCACTTGAAAATTTCTTTTATCCGGATTCCATAAGTTGAGAATGACGATATTTGCATATTGTGAATAAATGATTTTGTTGTAAATCAGTACCGAAGTTAGGTTCGGTGTGATGTCCCCATATGCCTGCGCAGGATAGCTAGGAGCTTTGCTGTTATGAACAATGCATGGTTTAGTGTCTAGTGCAGTGCGTTAGTTGCCTGGCTTCTCGTTGGCTCTATATCACTATCTGGATACTCTTGGCTCTATATCACTATCTGGATACTCTTGTGTACAAGGTTGTCCCGTAAGCTCATGATATGATGCTACATAGAACTGAATTCAGTGAATGAAAATGCTAGCTTGAAGACATGCATCTATCATTGTTACCAAGGCTCGCACTCACTATTTTTTGCTATTCGGTTGTTG
It includes:
- the LOC125529440 gene encoding GATA transcription factor 17-like; amino-acid sequence: LTLSFQGEVFVFESVSAEKVQAVLLLLGGRELGPGMGVGPSSSASYSKRLNSHRMASLMRFREKRKERNFDKKIRYSVRKEVAHRMQRHKGQFTSSKAKAEEAAAAANSDWGAVEGRPLSAPVCQHCGISSNNTPMMRRGPDGPRTLCNACGLAWANKGMMREVKGHTPLKVVPPATDDAQNGVAEAPTAEQQHLALEAAPEAPVAPAPAANGHDS